DNA sequence from the Vicingaceae bacterium genome:
TCATCGGCATCAATATAGCGGCTGTCAATGGACTTAGTTGCCCACTAAAGGCCAATGTCAGGCCTGCCAGATTATACAACAATGCTATAAAATAGGTGAAATACAGTAATTTCATCGATAGGTTGGCAAATTTCATGATTTTCGGTAGCAATGCAATATTTTCTCCGGGCATTATTGCATCCCCGGATGGTGCAAAATATGCCGCGTCATTACTTATTCCGATTCCAAAATCTGCTGTTTGCAAGGCAGGTATATCATTTAGACCGTCTCCAACCATCAAAACTTTTTTTCCTTTTTTTTGCAATTGTTCCACATATTTTTTTTTGAGTTCGGGATTTTGCCTGCTTTTTATTTTCACATAATTGCCAAATATAGATTGAAAGATATTGACATTGCTCGGATGATCGCCGGTGAGTATATGCAATTTTATATGATTTGATTTCAGTTCATTTAGTTTTTCCAGACCTTCGCGCAAGCGTTGATTGAAAGAAAAATACCCGGCTACGCTTCCATTTATTTCCAAATATACTCTTGTTTCATTACTTTGTTCGTCACTTTCAATAAGTCCTGATTTCCGGCTTTTATCAAATATCCCTCTGCAGATGCCTCTATTCCTCTTCCCGGCATCTCGACAAAATTCTCGCAATGGCCGGATATGATGCCTTTCTTACGGATAAATTTTACAATCTCACGGCTTAACGGATGAATGGAATTGTCCAATGCAGATGCAACAGCACTCCATTCTTCTGGTTGCAACATCCTTCCTTCCCATTGCAAACCAAAGTCCTTTTGTGTCAAGGTGCCGGTTTTATCCAATATCACATCTGTTATATATCCCAGTGTCGACAATTGATCAGGATTCTTAACAAAGAAATTTTTTTTTGCCAAAATTCTCGACATATTTCCAAATAAGAATGGTGCCGACAAAGCAAAAGCACATGAGCAGCCCACAATCAATATAGACGAAATAATTAACCATAATTTTCCCGGATCGATTCTTCCATTCCAATAAAAATAGGCCGCCATTGACGTGATCAACACTGTGATTGTTATAAAGGACCCTAATCGTTTGGAAATTGTTTTAAATGTATAATTTTTGGCTTTATCGTTTTCAGTCCATAAATTGACAAAATAGGCCTTGTCAAAAGCGGCTTCTGATTTCAATAAAACTTTTTTTCCAATGATTTTTCCTCCCGTAAAAATTTTTTCGCCTTTCTTCTTATGGTATATTTTTGATTCACCGGTAATGAAACTGTAATCAACAGAACACTCATCGGAAATAAGAATACTGTCAAATGGCAGTATCTCCCCATTTCTCATCCTGATTATA
Encoded proteins:
- a CDS encoding hypothetical protein (possible pseudo, frameshifted), producing the protein MEINGSVAGYFSFNQRLREGLEKLNELKSNHIKLHILTGDHPSNVNIFQSIFGNYVKIKSRQNPELKKKYVEQLQKKGKKVLMVGDGLNDIPALQTADFGIGISNDAAYFAPSGDAIMPGENIALLPKIMKFANLSMKLLYFTYFIALLYNLAGLTLAFSGQLSPLTAAILMPMSSVTSVLVTVAGTEWLSKKVFKKDKIYADFKATESIC